Genomic segment of Mercurialis annua linkage group LG6, ddMerAnnu1.2, whole genome shotgun sequence:
TTAGAGTAAGTGACATTCATTAGCATTTACGAAAGCATTACACGTGTGATTGATGTTCATTTACATAGGAAATATGGAAGTTTGATTAATGATATAACTATTCAATTGATTAAGAGTTAGTATAACGACAAACAAATATATCCTAACTAAATTGGAATGAAAGTATGTCGGTTAAATAGGGTTATTCGGTTATTACGAaaacaaataaactaaaagttttaaattatacttaaaGGATATTTCGAGTATTATATGAGATATTTTTAATGGTAAAGGATTCCATAAAATCATTCCTATTTTAGTTAGATAAAACATTAGCTAAAGGTTAAATAACACCtctttaagtatattttttcattatctAAAGAGAAAGAGGGAAGGAATATTAAGCAAAACAATGAAAACCTAATCTTAGCTGCAGCCATATGATCAATTACATCATAATTGAAGTTTTGATCAAGGATGAAGATACTTTGTAAGTAAGTTAAAGTCCTTTGGTTGATTAGGTTATGGTTTATCATTTTCTCGCTACAATTCTGCATATATCCGAAAAAGTTTAATGAGTCATTTCTGTTATAAATTGCCTTATGGAACTTCAAATTGAATGATTCTTGTTGCTATGGAAACTATTTCCAGTCCACTACAATTTTTATGCTTTTTGTTTCATCAATCGAAGTCTTTATGATAGTTAATACTGCACACAATTTTGTTGCTCTGTCTGCCTATACAGCCTGATACAGTATCACCAAAACTTGCATAAATCATTATATTGAGATCTGTTGCTTCTTTATGGTATCTtttctagactcatatacctaTAACTTCACCAAAGGGTTTGCCAAATTGTGTTTATATTGATATGTGGATCACTTTGAAGATAGAGTATATGTTCTGCCTGCTATGCAGAACTATAGCTGCAACCTTAACTATTTGTAAAACTGATAAAATGAGTTATACATGTCCAAatgatttgaaatttatttctaCGGATTCTTGAGGATGTTAAATAAAGCTATTTAGTTTTGATAAAAGatcaattctttttttttgaatggtGTATAAGGATAGAACATTTAGGTGTGCGCTATGTTGTGACAATTTAAATTAGTTGTGTTGTATTTTGCATAATTTGATATATACTAATCCAATTGACGTGATTCCAATTGGTAATGAACCTCAACTGATATATACAGGACTCATATCAATATTGTCTATAGATAATGTGTATGTTAGGATTGGTACCTATTTGAAGTCAGTACGCATAATCTGCCTAGAAAATTTGGTTATGGGTACTACTTTATTTCTTCatgtaaattatcaaaatagttaTACTTTGTGAATGAATTGAGATCGAATATGTGAATAGGTACTTATAGACCAGAAGGTAATACGACGGACAAGCCTGGAACTTCACGGGTCTGAGACTCGGTAAATTGAGTAAGTGAATAGATAGTGTTATACTTAGTATATACGTTTGTTTACAATTGCAAGTGTGTGTTGATTTGAGACGTAAATGCGTTTGTGAATTATGGTTGGATTGTTTGCGTGAGTCCTGTTTTGGTTTTGAGAATCatatcatgcttatgtttggatattcaatgagaattgagatagtcgctggttgcctaaaatggtaattcgggccaacgacgtgagattgagttattgGTTTCTTAAAGGGTGATTTGGGCCAATAACTATGTTGGTTTACAATATGGTGATTTGGGCCGACATGCGAATTATGCGCATGATCGAATATCCTTTTGTAAGCTTGCTGTTGATTGAAAATGTGTGAAAatatttggtttgaattgaaCATTGCACTACTATATTTGTTATGGTTATTGTTTTTGTTAAATGGATCATCGCttaagttttattttagttacttggaatgcttactaatgtgtatatttagtatgCATATATCTATTTGCTTATTAAGTTGTAGGCTCACCCCtctatgttatttatttttagcatacaaagagttgcattgagtcgacatttgcaTCTGATAGAGGTTTCAGGTGGGCCAATGTAGAGTTCATTGCACATGCATATTTTGAAGTGCTTATGTGTGTAAGATTGATAATAAAACTTTTGTACTAACAGTTTTTGTATAATGTTATGTATAAGTGTTTGATGTGAGATAGTTTGAATGTTACGGTTATGCGAGAAGTTAATACTTTTGTGTCAAAACATATCATATATTAAATggattttgtgatgtttgttataaatgtttgagtatataatgttttaatttgaggATGTCACATTTAGTGGTATCAAAATGGGGTTAGATTCCCAAGGGTGTTGAGTTGTGATGCATATTAGCATAACATGCATAACATGATATACTTCCAATTGATGTAGTAAATTTTCTATAGGATGGATGAGCATGGAGATGATTCCATTGGCCCAAAAATGTCTGTAAAGTATGTGCATGGTCCTGGAAATGAATCTTTTAATGAACAGGAACATTATGAGGATAATGCTTCACCACAAGATGGAAATCCTTTGGTGCGACAGTTTATTGAAATGTTGCAAAGAATGGCAGCCCCTCCGCACCATCGAGCACAGGAACCAGAAATTGATAAATACTATGAGAGAGTTGGGAAATAAGGGGCAAAGACATTTGGGGGTACTACAGATCCTGCAAAAGCTGAAGAATGGTTAAGAAATACAGAGAGAATTTTAGATTGAATTGAATGCACTCCTCAGCAGAAACTGAAATATGCAGTGTCATTATTTGAGAAGGATGTTTTGGATTGGTGGGAAAAAGTTCTAGGAAGCAGGAATAGGCCATTGACTTTAACCTGGGATGATGTCCTCATAGAATTTGGTGAGAAGTATATGCCACCAGTATattgtgataaaaaaaattgaattcatgGGACTGAAGCAGAATGAGTTATCAGTGGCTGAATATGAACttcaatttatcaaattatcAAAGTATGTACCTGAGGAGATAACTACTGAGGAAAGGATAACAAGTAAATTTGAAAGGGGTTTGAACCTTGATATTCCAGAGAAAATTTATGTTAACACTCCTACCTATAGTGCATTGATTGAAGCCACTTTGATGGCTGAAGAAATACTAGTTGAAAGGAGCGAGATAGagtctaaaaagaagaaaatgactAGGACTTTTAATGCTCCTTCAAGACATGGTAGTTCCTTTTCTTTTAGAGGCTCAAGTTCAAGTACTAGTGGCTATAGATGAAAGGGAAGAGGTCAGTCGAGTAAGCCAACCTCAATGTCATCTAGCAGGGGTGGATATACATCTACTGGGTTTGATAATAGACAACGACCAACAAGGTCAGTTAGTGTAGGATCCACTCCAGTGTGTGCAAATTGTGGTAGAGTACATTCAAGGGAGTGTTGGGGAAGAAACCCTATTGTGTGTCATAATTGTCATTAACCTGGCCATATTATTAGAGATTGTCCACTCAGGAGAGGTTTACTTGAAGAATCTCAAGCTATGGGTCAGAGTAGTATGGGTGGAAATATACACCAAGTGGGTGTAGGCTGGGGAAAAGGGAGAGGTAATAGAGGAGGAGGAACATCTTCAGCTATACAGTCTGGATATACAGGCCAACCGCATACCCAAGCTAGAGTGTTTGCAGTGACGAGGTAAGATGCACCTACTGCACCTGATGTGATTACTGgtacattttttatttgtaagtGTGATGCACATGTGTTAATTGATACTGGATCTACATGTTCATTCATATCACATGAGTTTGCATTACGTGTGCATGGCGTATTAGAACCATTGGGACATCATATATATGTTTCTATACCTGCTGGGGGTGTTATTATTGTAAATACTATGATAAAATCATCTCCTATGATTGTGGATGGTATGACCTTACAAGATGATTCGGTGGTTATTTATTTGAGAGAGTTTGAAGTTATATTGGGTATGGATTGGTTGTCAAAACATCATGCCATTGTTGATTGTCAAACTAAAGAAGTAGTTATGGAAATTCAAGGGCAAATGAAAACGATGATTGTTGGGGAAAGGAAAACAGTGCCTAATTGTTTAATCTCTGCTGTTATTGCATTTCATTTGATTAATAATGGATGTCAAGCATATTTGGCTAGTGTCATAGATGTGACTAAAGTTGGTTTGGGGGTTTCAGAAATTCCAATTATGAGAGACTTTCCAAATATGTTTCTTGATGATTTGCCTGGTTTGCCACCTCATAGGGAGGtcgattttgaaattgaaactaTGCCTGGGTCAACTCCAATTTCTATTGCACCATATAGAATGGCTCCAATAGAGTTGAAAGAACTCAAGAAACAGTTACAAGAACTACTTGATAAGGGGTTCATCAGGCCTAATATTTCTCcctggggtgcaccagtgttatttgtgaaaaagaaagatggtaGTATGAGATTATGCATTGATTATAGGGAATTGAATAGAATCACCGTGAAGAATAAATATCCATTGCCATGAATCGATGATTTACTTGATCAATTAAGAGGTGCCACTGTGTTTtctaaaattgatttatggtcaAGATATTGGCAACTTCGAGTTGATGAAAAGTCCATTCCTAAAATTGCATTTAGAACAAGGTATGGTCATTATGAGTTTATTGTGATGCCATTTGGATTAACGAATGCCCCAACTGCTTTTATGTCATTAATGAACAAGACATTTCAGCAGTATTTAGATCAGTTTGTGATTGTCCTCATTGATGATATTCTGATATATTCCCGAAGCCATGAAGAACATGAACAACATTTGAGATTTGTCTTACAAGTTTTAAAAGACAAACAACTTTATGCCAAGTTttgtaaatgtgaattttggcttgTAGAAATAGCCTTTTTGGGACATATTGCTTCTAAGCATGGTGTACAGCCAGATCCATCGAAGATTAAAGCTATTCTTGAATGGGAGTCACCAAAGAATTTTATAGAAGTttgaagttttctgggtttagcagGGTGTTACAGAAGATTTGTGAAAGATTTTTCTGCTATTGCAAGACTGTTGACAAATTTGCTGAAAAAGAATGCAACTTTCAAGTAGATTGACACATGTGAGAAAAGCTTTGAGGAATTAAATAAAAGGCTTACTTCAGCACCAATACTTTCCTTACCATCTGAAAATGGAGGTTATGTGGTTTACACTGATGCATCAAAGCAAGGCTTTGGATGTGTATTAATGCAAAATGGAAAGGTTATTGCTTATGCTTCTAGACAACTACGACCTCATCGAGTAATTTATCTAACACATGATCTAGAACTAGGTATCATTGTGTATGCATTGAGGACATGGAGATATTACTTATATGGTGAGACGTTTCAAGTTTTCACAGATCACAAAAGCTTGAAATATATTCCTACACAGAAAGAGTTGAATTATAGGCAAAGAAGATGGATTCAGTTACTGAAAGATTATGACTGTACTATTGATTATCATCCTGGAAAAGCAAATATTGTTGTTGATGCTTTGAGTCGAATGGTTCTGGATCGTATGCCAGGTATGATCTATTATGATATTGAATATTTAGTTGCACTTCGAGGAATGAACACTTGGATGGACACACATGATGATATCTTATTAGCCACCTTGCAAGTGAAGCCTTCTattgaagataaaattaaagaaacttaGTTTGAAGATCCTTATTTATAGAAGATGAGAAGAAAGCTTGAACAAGCAAAACATGATCAATTTGTTCTGCGAGATGATGGTCTTTTGTTAAATGACAGTCGTGTTTATGTTCCAAATGTTGAATACTTGAGGGAGGATATATTAGAAGAAGCTCATAATGCACCCTATAGTATGCATCCTGGAAGTACTAAAATGTACAGAAATATGAAGCCTTTTTATTGGTGGCCAACAATGAAGAAAGATGTGTCAGAATTTGTTGCTAAATGTTTAATATGTCAACAAGTGAAAGCAGAACATCAGGCACCTGCAGCATTTCATCCGCAGACAGATGGGCAATCAGAGAGAACTATTCAGACCTTGGAGGACATGATTAGAGCTTGTGCACTAGAGTTCAAAGGGAACTAGGATGATCATTTACCTTTGATGGAATTTTCCCACAATAATAGTTTTCATTCTAGTATAGGTATGGCTCCATATGAAGCACTGTATGGAAGAAAGTGTCGAAGTCCAGTGCGTTGGAATATTGAAGGAATGCGACAACTTGAAGGTCCTGAAATAGTTCAAGAAACTGTGGATAAGATACGAACAGTCAAATAGTGTTTGAAAGCATGACAAGATTGGAAAAGGAGATACACTGATAGACATCGTAGGCAAATGGAATATGAAGTGGGTGAGAAAATATTCTTGAAAGTATCTCCATGGAAAGGAATTTTGAGATTTGGGAAGCAGGGAAAGCTCAGTCCAAGATATATTGGACCAtatgaaatcattgagagaATTGGAACACTAGCTTATCAACTTGCATTACTGGGAGAGTTATCACATATACATGATGTGTTCCATGTTTCCATGTTAAGAAGATATAGATCTGATCCTAGTCATGTG
This window contains:
- the LOC126687668 gene encoding uncharacterized protein LOC126687668, producing the protein MRRKLEQAKHDQFVLRDDGLLLNDSRVYVPNVEYLREDILEEAHNAPYSMHPGSTKMYRNMKPFYWWPTMKKDVSEFVAKCLICQQVKAEHQAPAAFHPQTDGQSERTIQTLEDMIRACMAPYEALYGRKCRSPVRWNIEGMRQLEGPEIVQETVDKIRTVK